The segment TGTCTTGTAGTCCCAAaagattctttgtttttctgccacTGGGTCAGaataatattattattcatCCCTCCTTATAAGCAATACACATATGTGGTGCATTATGACCACACCTACGttggaatttcttttcagaagcatcAGTCCCACCAACAAAAACAGCCACATGTCATTACAGGTGTGTTACCTCTGTGAGTCCCTTTCCCGTCAGTTGGAACACACCGgtcttctgtgctgtttccagGTGGGCTTTTAATGCACTGTTTCCCATCCTAACTCTTCAAATGTAGGGGGTCCAAGTGGTGCTTTCAGACAGCTTCTCTTATTCTGCAACAGAGGACCGTGGCCCAAATTCTGCATCATTAAGCAAGTTTTCTATTTTACGTGTACTGCCTAATATTTAGATCTTAGGATATTCACCTCGCTTAAGACGCGTTCATTATAGCAGCCTACAAATCAAAATGATGCAACAAATACGATTAAAACTACTCCCTGTGGGCTGAGCAGCATAAGGATATTCCCTACTGTGGCTGTCCGTGATTTCAGGGCGCCtaccagcactgagctgccttGATGGCTGCcttggaaacatttctttcccGGAGACCGTTCCTCCCTCCAGCCCCCACGCGGTTCctgacacagaatcacagaattacccgggttggaagggacctcaaggatcacgtagtttcaacccccctgcctggcagggccaccaaacatacacctttactagatcaggttgcccagggccccgtccaacctggtcttgaacacctccaaggacggggcatccacaacctccctgggcagcctgttccagggcctaaccactctcctagtgaagaacttccccccaacatccaacctaaatcttcccacCCACCTCCCGCAGCTCACGGCGGCACAGCCCGCACCGAGCCACAGGCCGCAGCTCTACCAGGCCTTAAAAGCGACGCGCGGAGCCCCGACGCAGCCCCGTACCGATCCCGATGCAGTCAGACGGCCTCCGCACCCCCGGGGGTGGCTGGGGCCGGAGCAGCCTCTCTCCACACCACCCCTCTCCCTTCCACACCCGGGGCGCCGGGAGCCGTCACGGCTCCTCCGGAAGCGGAACCCGGTCAGCCCGCCGTCACACCCACCGTGGTCGGCGGCCCGCGGCCCGGCCTTCCGGGTCGCTCAGGATGGCGGAGCTCAGCTGGAGGGATTCCGCATTAACGGTGCCCGACAGCCCCGGGTCCTGGGAGGATCTGACGGAATGGGAGAGTTGGTTCGACGAGACGGTCGGCAACAGCCCCTGGGGGTCGGACGAGCCCACGGAGATTGAAACCCTGCTGGAGAAATGCGTGGCGGAGGGCTTCGTGAGCCAGGTACGGCGCGGGGCCGTGCGGAGCTTATAGAACTTACATAACAGACTATTAAAAGCTAATTGTGAGGAtttgcctttgtgctgctgacTGTGCCTTTTCATGCTGCGTTCCTTTCACAGGAGACGTTGGACTCGGCCTGTGAAGAATTCGAGTGCTTTGTGAGGTttgcagagagggaaaaaatggcaaACGTTCGAGCAGAAATCAATGAGGTACGTACAGCCTCTGCTTCTGTCAACATGCCTCAACACCTCATACGTAGAAGTAAAACGTATCGCCAACGAGGCTTCAAATTGCTGTCAAATGTGTTGTGTGTTCTGGAGACCTGCTTGTCATGAAGCAAAGAGTGAAATGATGAAGTTTTCAGTGTAACTGGAAAGGTGTAACAGTTTGTGTCATTGTCTTGTTGCCTTTCTGAAGGAACTGAAGGACAAATAAGAGTCTGTAAGTCACTTATGTTCccaaaaaatgtgtttctttataGGCAACTGGACCATTTTCTTGGTTAGCAAGAGGTAACCCTAGTCACTTCCTAATGCTTGAGTTGTCttttgatttctattttatgGTGTTGCTTTCTAAGTATTTGCTTGCTGGTATGCAGACTGTGTCTATTAAATTATGTGGCGTAGGCTCCAGCAGCTACTGCAAAAGTGTGACAAACTCAGCTTTTAAATTCTGGAGAAAGAATTAACTGGCATCACCTTGTATGACCGGCAGGAAGAAGGGGCGTTTTCAGCTCCCAGTAGAGTGGCTATGTAGCCTCTGTTGCTCCTTGCTTACAAAGCAACAGTTCTGTGTCCTGAAAGATTGTATTGTTCTGTTCGGtgctttcttcagtcttttcctGTCTAACCAAAACAACCTTATTTTTCTGCACAGGAAGATACCTGTTGCTTTTGTGCTcatttattgttaaaaataattaaagctaGGATTCTCCTGAGAGTTTCTCTCTCAGCTTAAGGCaatcaaaaccacaaaactgccttctccaaagggaaaaaaactcaGGCTATAAGGTTCTTGAGCAGGATACAGATTATGAAACTGCTTTGTAGGACTTGTAAGCATCTGTGTTTTAGGAATGAGTTGCAGCAGAAGTTCCCAGTACGTCACCAAATAGTGATTTTCTTGTGTTCGTGTGCTGGTGgtgtttggtttgttcttttttaaactgtctTCCTATTGATCAAAAATAGAATGTAAAACTTGAAAGAGTTTGATAGTATGTTGTCATGCATGTGATCAAACTCTCTTTCATGCTTGCACCATCCTCCTTTTTAAtcctcccttttttcttcttcttctcacCTAAAACgggacaaaaaataaatatgtttaagatgcatttttatttgatttttgctCTTGTAGAAGAAGCTGGAAACTGAACTTCTGCAATTGGAGATGGAGACAGCGGACATAGTTCATCCGTATTATTTAAGTAAGTGTGGCTGTACTGTAAAAACACTAAGAGCGTTAAAGGTGCACATCAGCAAACTGTTACATCTGACTACATAGTACTTGTCATGCTTCTAGAAGTGAAAACAGtctgcagctgttttcactGCATCGCTTGTTACAGGTGACAGGTGTTTTGTTAACTTCCTCCAAAAGAATGCTTGCATAATATTTGAATCTCATTAAGATAACATGTTAAAGTAGAAGGGGTGTgggtgtatttatttttgtatgtatatatgtagtCAGGTGTGTCTGTGTGCCTTCAGCAGTTATAGAGGTGTATCTCTAAAAAGTATGCATGACTTCTTTCAAGGTGAGTGTTGATGTTAAATTCTGTACAATCCAGCACAAGTAGTTTGGAATAATATGTTTCTTTACTGTAAATTGTCATAAGCAATAGATCAgacctctttttttctgcctttctgctgaaGTTTTGCTCTTATTCTTAGTTTCAactttgcaattttattttgtagGTAAAAAGTACCAGCTATTGCAAGATGTGAACAGACACTTGGAAGCAGTtctaaaagggaagaaaagactTCGGCAGAGGCTGATTAAGCCCGTATGTGAAGAAACCCTGCCTATTAAGGCTGATTTCCACAAGTAggcatataaaaataatagttgtttgtttgattgaatcaaaattagttttaatttaTGGGCAGTAAACATCGTGTACTTCAATTCACTTTGAGAAAAGCTAAAATTCTACTAACTGCTAAATTCATGGAACAGTagtgataattattttttgtgaCTGTCTGCTTAGTTGATTTGTCTTCTGAATATtacacaatgaaaaataagtgttttcaaATGAGATGTGTAAAATGCTTGATTCATTATGCTTCTGCATAGGTAAGAATCACTATTTCAGCTTTGGTATCTTTCCATTATGATTTGTGCAGAATAAGTGCATGGATGATTCTCAGATTTATATAGCATATGTTTTAAAACTAGTCTTTCTTCTCCTGGTCTAAAACTTTAGTCCAGTTACTGAAGTGCATACTTATTTCTGGAACTCCTGCCCTACATGTTGCTGAGAGTCACGGAGGAATTGTAATTGCACAGACGTTAATTAGATGACTAGGAGCTCAAATAAAACTGGAGAAGAGGATTAAGAAAACCTACAGGGGAAAGAGCTAAGACTTTGCAAGTATTAAACCCTACATTGTTTTGCACACCTTCAGAATTCATTCTTGGCTACAGGTGTGTGATGGAGTTGTTGACTGAGGCTGTGACTTTCATTGAGAAGCTGGAAAACCATTTGCAGACTGTAAAAATGATCCCTCAGGTACCAACTTTCATGAAGAATCTGGtgagtggcaaaaaaaaatagtaatggAGCCTTTTATCTCCTCCAGCATTAAGaattcagtgctgttttgttGCCTAgtgtctttttgtttcctgctaGATTGATAGGATGTGTAGAGATTAAATCCCATCCTCTTCTGCTTCAGGACGTTGCTTTGACAAAAACAGAGGTGATGGTGACAGACTTGGAAGAGCTGACCGAGCAAATATTGCGGTGGAGAGAAGTGCAAAAAGAAGCATATTCTGACAGCGTTTGCAATATTGCTGAGTTGGACTTGGGCTTATCTACCtaagaaatgatatttttcttcatatggGATGACTGTTTGAAGAACTGCCATGCAAGTCTCCTGTGGAAACTGCAAAACAGTTGCGTCTTAAAGCTAATGGGGATTTTGTAAATAGTTATATTTATGTTCTGACATTGTAGTTCACTGTTTTCCAAgtagctgaaaacaaaagcaagtgatAAAAGGCTGAGCAGTAGCTTGTAAGTAGACAGACTACTGAGAGGACTGTTAGAGAGTTTCTCTTTGAAATAGTAGAGAGTCTCTTGGAGCCTTTATCTTCAGTGCCGCTTTGTAGCCACATGTTGGCTATGGAacctcttcatttttaaaggtaTGTTGATAATACACTGTATTTTGTATGTTGTTATAAAACTTCAATAAAAGTACCAGATTTCGAGAATTAAGtcttagtttttattttgatatgaaatcttacatttaaaactaaacaaTGATACAAAGTCATGTGGAAGCATGAACTGGAACTTAATGATTCTGACTAAGAAATTCACTGTTTTTATGTTACGGCTTATTAGAGGTCTGATGTTGTTGACTAGAAAAGCAAGGAATGGGCTTGGTGATGTGTAGCAGTTCTGATTTGTAACCCTGATTTCTATGATAGTGATAGCTATCTTATTTAGTCTCTTCTATTGCTTGCCCTATCTTCAGTGACCTTCTTAGAATACAACTCATTTTACACAAGTACTACTATCAGTTTTTTTGCAAGACTTTTGATGGTTGCAGTTCACAGCCTTAGTGACTTTTAGGTGTTGAAAGATGTGTTGGTAAAACCTCACTGGCAGGACATCTATAAATCAGGAAGGCTGGTTGTCTTTCAGGGGTGTCCAGTTTCATCCTGGAGACATGGACCAAACTGGAAGCGATGcagatgtatttctttctattgCTGCAGCCTCTGTAATCTGAATTCTCTGTATGCACAACTTGTCAATTTCGGTTTCTAAAAAGGagccttttaatttttcaaagtAGCCACCAGGTGGCTCATTAACACACAAATTTCACTCGAGTTTATGAGTGAAAAAGggaatgttttccctttttctgagATGGGAGGTAACAGAAACTAAACAGAATCCAGATGTTTAGTCCAGTGCCTTTATCACAGGTTTAACCTGTCTCAAATTGTCTTACTTTGATAGTTTACATCAGGTAAATTAAAGCTATTGTAACTTAAGACTGAGAAATGAGAACAGTTCTAGTTACTTTGTTCATCATAATTCCttgaaataaagataaatgcatacattttcCTATATACAAAAAGTAGAGCGTATTTCCTTGTTCCATTCTATTAATTATTGGAGAACTGACTGTGGAGATGGCAGGATTCAGCTGATGCCATTAGCTGTGGACGTATGAAGTCATTAAACCTACTGAAATGCACAGCAATTCACTGTAGTTAGCAGGGGTGTGTTTTAATATCCCTGTAGAGGGTCGTGAGTTGGAAGAGTGTTGAGTCTGAAGGAACGTCATGAAGGAAGGGTTGTCAAAGGTACGTAGGAGTGGACCAAGAGTGTTTCATTCTTGAACATAAAGCCTGTTACAGCTCGGTGCTCCCCAGCACGCCCCGCACTGCCGCCCTCCCAGGAGCACCGTCCGCCGGCTGGCTTTTAGATACGCACCAAAACCGCCCAGCTGCACTGCTGGAATGGCTGCAAAATATCCAGCCCAGCCCGCACATCTGTTTAGGGCAGGGCTTTCCCCGACTCCCTCCGGAGGTTTCCCTGCCTTCGAAGCGAGGAAGGCCGAGGCGGACCCCGCTGTGTCCCCGCCCCCGGGGCGAGGCGATGCTGCACTGGACGGGGCGGCTCCACCCCGGGCGCTGGGTGGCCGCGCCGGGGGCGTGATGCGGGACCGGGGCTGCGAGGCGTGAGGTGAACCATGGCAAACGTCAAGGTGGCCGTGCGGGTCCGACCTCTGAGCAAAAGGTGCGGCGGGGATCACGGAGGGAACGCGGGGGGCCATGCAGCTGCGGGGGGCCGGGGAGGGACAGCGCTGAGGCTGGGGAGCGGGCAAGCGGCGTGCAGCGCCGGGTGAGGAGGCAGGATGCGTCCCTCCGGAGGGCTGCGGAGCTGGGGAGGTCGTTCGGTTTATGTCGCTGAGCTCCTTCAGGCAGAACGATTGTCACCCAGTGCGAGGGAACGCGTTCTTCCCCTTCGGCCGTGGCTGTTTGTCCCGAGCACGCAGGGGCCGGATATTTCCTCTGCCGCCCCgctctgctccctcctggcTGCTCGGCTGTGGTCCCGGCCGGCATGTAGCACGGCCAGGGGGCAGCTCCCACCAGCACGGAGGGAGTCAGTAAAACCGAGCGGAGTTCGGAAGtttgggagggaaaagaaaggaaaagcagattttagTGGCCAGTAATTTGCTTCTGACTTTAGACAAATACTATAGCGCTTCAGGCGGAAGAGATCTGGGGACGGGTCCGAGCTCCGAGCACAGcggctgctgtggggcagcccaCCTGCTTAGCACAGCATCTTCTGGCTGCGTGGGCCCGTGGTAGATGGCCCTCCTATGGAATGGAGTTCTCATTATGTGCTACCTCTTAACTCAAGGGATTTAAAAATCCATAATTATATTACACAAAcgtttctcttttaaaatataattctgATATGTAACACAGCCCTGAATGGAACACGTTTTGACAGATGATGGTGTATTTTAAGACAAGTTGCAGCATGGAAATAAGCTAAGTTTGGCCTTTCATTGCGTAGTGTTGCTTTAATGCTGGAGACATtccttgattttgttttcttccacattgCTTGTCATTCCTAGCGTAGAAGTATtgacaataaaatgaaaacctgGTGATGCGATCAAGCTATTCACAGGACCATTTTTCAACCAGAGGTTGAAAGAGTTTTGAAGTTTGACTGTGATGTATTTCATTGTACAGCCAGTGACATTTCTCCCACAAAAGCATTTGGCTTTACATTGCATTTGGCTTAATGTTTCTTCTCCAGTGGGCAGTATGTAACTGTGCGTGTGTCATCGTAGCATTATATTGTGCCTACAGCTCTGCCAGGTGAGGTGTGATGAACAGAGAAACCTTTGGCATAGTTGAGAGGGTCAGTGGTGTGATGGGAGCTTAGTTTGGAGGGGTGGGTGGGATCCTGGATGGATGGGATCCTGGACAGCCTCCTGCAGAAGGGCAGAGTGGATCTGGTACTGACATGGAGATGCAACAAAGAGGAGAGGGAAGCCTGAGGGTAACAGTCAGACTTTGAACAACTCTACTGCTCCACCTGTGGCAGcctcactgctggcttgtgGTATTTGACCATACAGGCTATAAGCTATTTGTTCTTTGTACTGTGTTGCCACAGCTGAGATCAGCAAAAACACTCCTGATGGCTTCTTATATTTTATGAAAGGGAAAGTGATTGAATGCAGTCTGTGAAGGCTCTGGTGGGAGAACTTGCTTTCTGGCCTTGACCAAAATTGCTCAAACGCGATAAAATCAAGACAAATAGCAAATACTTGAATACTTAATGTAACCCTGATGGGGATCAGTGAAAGTAGAGGCTTATGCTTTCCATTCTAGTTTCCTAAACCACCTCCGTGTTGTGGTCACATGCACCTCTCACAATCCATACCCACAGCTGTGATGGCTATTAACAGATTGCCACAACTCCAGGGACCTCCTGGGTactttggaaggaaaagcttCCTACAAATACTCTTTGAGTTCAGCTGGACTGAAGTACTGTGGTGTGTGCAACTTATTCAGAAGTTAAAAGGTTCTATATGGGAGATCATAAAATCCTGCTTCCTGTTTCAAGTATCCATTTATTATAATCCATATTATTCACATCTGCTATTTGTTACTTAGCATAAGGCTGAGTAAAGAGAggtctttttgttctgtgcctGTACAGTGCCCATCACAATGCATTCTTCGACAGAGAACTCCTACGCACAAATAATCCCCAGAAGCTAAAAAGCACATGCAGTTGTACAGAATGCAGAAGCTTTCCCTTTCCTTAAGCTTTTAAGAGCTTGTAGCCAACGTTCTTCATAATGCCATCAGTTGTACAATAATAGAATACACTATTTTCTTTGTCATCAAGGCATTGTCCTTAGAGTAAAATTCTACCAGGATGTTCCCTAGAGCAAcattgcttctgaaaatctttATTACACGTTTACCATTTTAGGTACCAAGAAATAAAGTAAACTTGTTACGTGTGGGTACACAGGTGCTCATTGTGCAGAACCACATTCACTCCTCAGAATGAAATATGGAAACTTGAATGGGTGCAGTAAATTGACTACAGCAATAATTTCCAGGTGTTAAACAGGAGTTAGGAACTGGTGAAATCCCACTGTGGTTTATTTCCAGATATATTGTTGCTTGGTCTGTTAGATATCAAACTTTTGTAATGAAAGCCTAATGTTGTTTTTGGCTGAGGGGTAAAAGCTGTGGAAAGAAACACTTGCAATGCTAACATGTAACTATGTGAAGTAGGTGTATAGGCACTCCTACTGCACTGTGGAATACGTTGCAGTGTGGTCGTGTGATACTGGATCCAGGCATGGAAGTTGCATGGATGGCCAAGGAACAGGGTAAATTACCTTGACACTAGGGCGTGCAGGTTTCGTTGGGATGTGCTTTTTGAGAATGTCACAGACAGTATTGAGAATTGAGTCCTGGTGTTTGGGAGCTGCATGCGAAGCACccagcaaaacagaaagtaCCTTCTGCTGTTGGAAAACTCTTCTCTGTTGCCTGTGAAACCTGGTAAAGAAGATATGGGTGAGGAGCTCTTAATGGAAAGATACCAAGAGTATCTTTATTAACTCACAAATGAACTCATCCCCCATGAGCCTGATAGACACATCAATGAAAGAGTTGCTAAATTAGTGAATTAACCAGAAAGCTGCCCTCAACTTTTTGTGCTTTATTGGTTTCCAGGCTGTGACTTGAAGGTCTCCAGCCTGCTGTTTATTTCCCAGCCCCCTGAGGAATTCTTGAGCCCGTCCTGCTGGCAAATGAGTGCACTGAAGGAATGTCTGGGTAGTCCCAAGTGGCAAAGCTGAACTGTGCTTACAGCTGTGTGGGTGTTCATTGTCATAGTCTGAGCTGAGGCAGCAGCTTTTGCCATTGCTGCTGCCATCTATGGTGTAGATTTCTAATGGCCTTCCTAAAGTGCAGGAGATAATGAGGCTTGAGGGCAGGTTAAGGAAGAGGGAGTTCAGTTTGAGGGCTTTAGACCACAGGTGATAGCTGTGAGCTTGGGAGTAATTGTCTGGAGTAGTAGTGGGGAAACTTTCTCCACAAGGACTTCCAGAGAAGTGCCTCGTGTGATGGGAGAACTTAACAAAATGTTGAGTTCATTAAATCATATTCCTTTCGAAACATTTATCCATCACTGACTGCTCACTGTTGCCTTTTTCAAGCACGTTTTGAAGCAACCTGTTCTGGATGTTTTAGTATCTCACTCCTGAAACTTCATATTGCTGTTGTTATGAATGATGTGTTCTGAACAAGCATAACCAGATGAGTTGAGGCtcatatttcaaaagcattttcaggtTATAttaagacaaaagcaaaaaatcccACAATTCCTGGTAGTTTATTCAATTTGGTATACACATGCATTGCGTACACCTGAAGGAAGTGTAAGGACACAAGATATTGGCATCATTAatacatttatgtttttgtttctgatttcagtttctGATTAAGTtagcttttctgtatttttagagggtttttttttttttttggtggttattttaatgttatatttaatgttatatttaatgttgtatttatgtttatatttttcttagaCAAAGAGAAcaggcagcaaggagaggaTATATGTTTTTCCATTATAATGGTAGAtatgagctttttttcttctttatgttaCTTTTCTCTGACTAACTTAAACTCTGAAGCTCAAATGCATGTTGGGGAAATTAGCTGTTATTGGAGTGTTGCCATAATCTCTATTAAGTGCTTTACTGGATGTGAATTGAAATAACTTACTtagaaatatgtatatattaaacATTAGCACAAGAAATATGTTAGAGATGAAAATTTATCTGGAGAATGGGTGAAGCAgaatttggttttattatttgGCATATGTTCCGTATGGATGTAATTGTCAAATGCAGGGCAAaacactgctcttttttttcctcttttttttttccttgtctctttttttccccttgtggTGGTTACATGGTGCTTTTCCTCTGTGTCCTTTTCTTACTTACTTGACGGTTCCTGTTTTCAGGTGGTGGTAGTTGAATTCTCCCAAAAGCTGTGGGTTCAGGGATGGTACCTGATGGTGGGAAAGCTGTCTCAGACCTTCAAGAGCTGTGTCTGAAATCCTGCACAAACTGCATTGGTTCTGCATTGTTCATGATttcaagctttttgttttggttttccacaggagcttattttttttattattattattttttgaagaaaaccGATTTTGTGTTTATAAGAGTTCTCTATCctaaagaaatgtattttaacattCACATGTTCTGTTTTGTAACCTAGCCTATTGTTAAGGTTATCTTAACATCTTTTCCGCTCTTTcacttaaattattttcctttgcctaGTCTATTATTTAAAGTTTTGTATAAACTATAACTGAGATGGCTGCTCTTTTCTCTTAGTAACTATAACTTGGCATTAACAGGTCATTTGCATAAGCaacatctgtgtttttataaGGGCACTGCATCAGCAACCTTTCCCAGATGTATTCTTGCAATCACACAGAGcatgttttcttacttttccaTGGGACAAGCTTTCTGGCTTCCTAAAAGGTCAGGACTCTGTGCTGAGTATCCAAATACTGCAAGGGTATTGCAACCACAGACAGTGATGCTTCTGCTGATGTTATGTGACAGCCCTCTGCCTGCCCTGGTGCAAGCTGGGAGGAGCACAAGGTTCTAGCTGCTGGTGGGTGTGATGTCTGAAGTAAGAGGTTggctctttctttgcttctcttgtCTGCAGAAGCATCTGCAACAATATCCTGAAACAACATCACCACAACCTTTTGAAACTCTTTTAActgtaattttttgttttcatagagcACCAAGTCCTATAAGTGCTTTAAGGGCATCAGAATGATTTGGAGCAGGgatcagatatttttttttatgcagcaaagaaaaattgaaCTTGACTGAAACAGTTGTTTGTTTAACCATGATCATGGACTGTGGTTCTGTCCTGTTGGAATGAAAACCAATCAGTGTATCTAGATTCTGATTTCCAAGGAGATCACATGGTGTAGGCACAGAGTTCCTTTTTGCTGAAGTTGATGAATGTCTTGTTGCTCAGCAAACAGCTGGGGAATCAAGAGTGGTAGAGTATTGGCTTTGATTGAAACTGGACTGACTGGGGTGCAGTATTGTTTGAAATCTTGTCCTTTCATGCTTCTTGGGTGCTAGTGGTGTAGGTGAGATTTGCCTCTCtgtttccctcctcccccaaaTGCCTCtgtcaaagagagaaaacagtgttGTTTCAAGGTTGTTCAAAGCACTGGTGTATCATGAGCAGCATTGGATTTCTCCATGAAGATGAATGACACTCTTGTTATAGCAGTACAAGGCTTCAAAAATGGTGCAGACAGGGAGACCAGAGGATCCAATGCTTCTCATCAAGATACATATCAAAAGTCTGAAtatgatgaagaaaatgttgaCCGTTTGAGCAGCCTTTATCTTGAAGGAGCGCCAGCAATGGCTCAGGTTTCTCTGCAccaaatattttgttgctgtattaTATTTGCAAAGAACACTAGAGGGAATCCAAGCTGATGGTGATTTTTGTTGGTGATGGTGATTTTATTGGATTGCCTCATCTATTATTAGAGCCAGTGAAGGCTCTGTACAGATAACTTGAGCTGCATGTCTAGTATAGCAGTGTGTTGTCTTGGTGAACTTCGTGTACTTGGCTTCAATATGGATTTTAAATGATTAATCAGCATCTGTTCtgaatttggaaggaaaattgCTTATTGGATGTGCACTCCTCTTCAGCAAGACCCAGTAAAATACTGAGTTAGTAAGAAATATCCCAAATGGAATTAGTTGTCCTGCataatgaaaaacactgaaaacaagttttaggtgatttttgttgttgtttgtttgtttgggttttttaattgctgatattttaaagataaatccCGCATTAGCCAAAGGAAGCATGTTTATACTGTTTGCAGCTTGTGAGTTTCCCAGCTTCCAGCAGCAAGGCTGAGGATACAGATGATGCTGCTCTTACAGAGACATGCTGTGCTGAGGAAAGTTGTGGTTGTGGGTACCTTATTTCATCAGTGGAGAGCAGAAGTTCTCTTGGCTGAAGGCACTATCAACTCTCAACGCTGAATTCTCAAGGCTGAATTTAGTTTTGGAGTTGGCTTGAGTCATGGGAGCTGGCAGCAAAAGCATAGGATGCATGCAAGAAATGCATTGCAGATTATTGTTATAATCTGTATGAGAAGGTGTGTACTGCTTTCTTGCAAGAACTGCTTAGGATTTCTCATGTACTTGAATGGTGTATTTTGGCTTT is part of the Coturnix japonica isolate 7356 chromosome 5, Coturnix japonica 2.1, whole genome shotgun sequence genome and harbors:
- the HAUS2 gene encoding HAUS augmin-like complex subunit 2, translated to MQSDGLRTPGGGWGRSSLSPHHPSPFHTRGAGSRHGSSGSGTRSARRHTHRGRRPAARPSGSLRMAELSWRDSALTVPDSPGSWEDLTEWESWFDETVGNSPWGSDEPTEIETLLEKCVAEGFVSQETLDSACEEFECFVRFAEREKMANVRAEINEKKLETELLQLEMETADIVHPYYLSKKYQLLQDVNRHLEAVLKGKKRLRQRLIKPVCEETLPIKADFHKCVMELLTEAVTFIEKLENHLQTVKMIPQVPTFMKNLDVALTKTEVMVTDLEELTEQILRWREVQKEAYSDSVCNIAELDLGLST